The Catenulispora sp. GP43 genome includes a region encoding these proteins:
- a CDS encoding beta-N-acetylhexosaminidase has protein sequence MTGRPHTTRTIAAISTGAALLALSACGGASTGTKTPASLTSADTTTSAAPSVPLSPADPAALERVVPEPAARTAAAGTFTLTSATAIHASAGAEPVAADLASYLQQQTGLAPQTTQTTPSAAAAIQLVLQPTGGDPSLGTEGYTLVIAPDSVKITAATDAGLFHGVQTVRQLLVGTKLQDGTVTDHPRFAYRGVMLDVARHFYSVADVKAYIDAAALYKVNEFHLHLTDDQGWRFAVPGYPKLATVGGSTQVGGGPGGSYSPADLKEIVDYAASRYMTVIPEIDMPGHVGAAVYADPSLACDGRHHGPVTSLSPAYDALCTSSESTYRFVDSATKAAADATPGGTYLHMGGDEAQALNLTQYNGFVQKTQNLVAGHGRTPIAWAEAGTAPLLPQTVLEYWNTAQPQPYVLQAAAKGSKLIMAPGSHAYLDQQPVAGFRLGLHWAGYIPVSKAYDWDPATVLPGVAPSSILGVEAPLWSETVKSLADAETLAFPRLPAIAEIGWSAPDTHDWAKFSQRLADQGPLWDKLGIAYYKSPEVPWQ, from the coding sequence GTGACCGGCCGACCCCACACGACCCGGACCATCGCGGCGATCAGCACCGGCGCCGCCCTCCTCGCGCTGTCCGCATGCGGCGGCGCAAGCACCGGAACCAAGACCCCCGCATCGCTGACCAGCGCGGACACCACCACCTCCGCCGCGCCATCAGTGCCCTTGTCCCCCGCCGATCCGGCGGCGCTGGAACGGGTCGTCCCGGAACCGGCGGCCCGCACCGCGGCCGCCGGGACCTTCACTCTCACGAGTGCCACCGCGATCCACGCCTCGGCCGGCGCCGAGCCGGTCGCCGCGGATCTGGCCTCCTATCTCCAGCAGCAGACCGGCCTGGCGCCACAGACGACGCAGACCACCCCGAGCGCCGCCGCCGCGATCCAGCTCGTCCTGCAGCCCACCGGCGGCGACCCGTCGCTGGGCACCGAGGGCTACACCCTGGTGATCGCACCGGACTCGGTCAAGATCACGGCCGCCACCGACGCCGGACTCTTCCACGGCGTGCAGACCGTCCGGCAGCTGCTCGTCGGCACCAAGCTCCAGGACGGCACCGTCACCGACCACCCGCGCTTCGCCTATCGCGGCGTCATGCTCGACGTGGCCCGGCACTTCTACAGCGTGGCCGACGTGAAGGCGTACATCGACGCCGCCGCGCTGTACAAGGTCAACGAGTTCCACCTGCACCTGACCGACGACCAGGGCTGGCGCTTCGCCGTCCCGGGCTATCCGAAGCTGGCCACGGTCGGCGGCTCCACGCAGGTCGGCGGCGGCCCCGGCGGCTCGTACTCGCCGGCCGACCTGAAGGAGATCGTCGACTACGCGGCCTCGCGCTACATGACCGTGATCCCGGAGATCGACATGCCCGGACACGTCGGCGCGGCGGTCTACGCCGACCCCTCACTGGCCTGCGACGGGCGACACCACGGCCCGGTGACCAGCCTGTCCCCCGCCTACGACGCGCTGTGCACGAGCAGTGAATCAACATACAGATTTGTCGATTCAGCGACCAAGGCGGCGGCCGACGCGACCCCCGGCGGCACCTACCTGCACATGGGCGGCGACGAGGCCCAGGCCCTGAACCTGACGCAGTACAACGGCTTCGTCCAGAAGACGCAGAACCTGGTCGCGGGCCACGGCCGCACCCCGATCGCCTGGGCCGAGGCCGGCACCGCGCCGCTGCTCCCGCAGACGGTGCTGGAGTACTGGAACACCGCGCAGCCGCAGCCCTACGTCCTGCAGGCGGCCGCCAAGGGCAGCAAACTGATCATGGCGCCGGGCAGCCACGCCTACCTGGACCAGCAGCCGGTCGCCGGCTTCCGCCTCGGCCTGCACTGGGCCGGGTACATCCCGGTGTCCAAGGCCTACGACTGGGATCCGGCGACGGTGCTGCCGGGCGTCGCACCCTCGTCGATCCTCGGCGTCGAGGCGCCGCTGTGGAGCGAGACGGTGAAGAGCCTGGCCGACGCCGAGACGCTGGCCTTCCCCCGACTGCCGGCGATCGCCGAGATCGGGTGGTCGGCGCCGGACACGCACGACTGGGCGAAGTTCTCGCAGCGGTTGGCAGACCAGGGGCCGCTGTGGGACAAGCTGGGGATCGCCTACTACAAGTCGCCCGAGGTGCCGTGGCAGTGA
- a CDS encoding MFS transporter: MSSISIQREGSAQQHQSGSRDQPSSAGLGRTLIPALGTFAVGTDAFVLAGFLPDVARSLHTSTASAGQAITVFAAAYAIASPVVATLTARFPRRLLLVAALVVLAAANAASALAPNLPFLLATRVLAAAGAAGYTPTAGAVSAALVRPELRGRALSVVVAGLTAATALGVPLGDAVGSVMGWRAALGLVAALCLLTAFAAAALMPTLPGSAPVPLSARLAALRRPGVAAVLPLTALGMAAAYTVYAYAIPALHALGIADGATAWILAAYGLGAVAGNLAAGIAADRLGPTRVLAAGYTLMAASMAAFAVLAATGVHAPLLVALLAVTWGASTWCQTPPQQHRLFSAAPAEAPLLMALNASAIYVGIGIGTAAGGLLVASGAARMFTVAAMAACGALGWLAATGRFGSRRWSTLAE, from the coding sequence ATGTCGAGTATCTCGATACAGCGCGAAGGCTCCGCGCAGCAGCACCAGAGCGGAAGCCGAGACCAGCCCTCCTCCGCAGGCCTGGGCCGCACCCTCATCCCCGCGCTGGGGACCTTCGCGGTCGGCACCGACGCCTTCGTCCTCGCCGGTTTCCTCCCCGACGTCGCCAGATCCCTGCACACCTCCACCGCGAGCGCGGGCCAGGCCATCACCGTCTTCGCCGCCGCCTACGCCATCGCCTCGCCGGTGGTGGCGACGCTCACCGCACGCTTCCCGCGCCGCCTGCTGCTGGTCGCGGCGCTGGTCGTGCTGGCCGCCGCCAACGCGGCCTCGGCGCTCGCGCCGAACCTGCCCTTCCTGCTGGCCACCCGCGTCCTCGCGGCGGCGGGTGCCGCGGGCTACACGCCGACCGCCGGCGCGGTCTCGGCCGCGCTGGTGCGCCCGGAGCTGCGGGGGCGCGCGCTGTCGGTCGTCGTCGCCGGGCTGACCGCGGCCACGGCGCTCGGCGTGCCGCTCGGCGACGCGGTCGGCTCCGTCATGGGCTGGCGCGCCGCGCTCGGCCTGGTCGCGGCCCTGTGCCTGCTCACCGCGTTTGCCGCGGCCGCCCTGATGCCGACGCTGCCGGGCTCGGCGCCGGTCCCGCTGTCCGCGCGCCTGGCCGCTCTGCGCCGCCCGGGCGTGGCCGCCGTGCTGCCGCTGACCGCGCTGGGCATGGCCGCGGCCTACACGGTCTACGCCTACGCCATCCCGGCCCTGCACGCCCTCGGCATCGCCGACGGCGCGACCGCGTGGATCCTGGCGGCGTACGGCCTCGGCGCGGTGGCCGGGAACCTGGCCGCGGGGATCGCCGCGGACCGGCTCGGCCCGACCCGGGTGCTGGCCGCCGGCTACACGCTCATGGCCGCGAGCATGGCCGCCTTCGCCGTGCTGGCCGCGACAGGTGTGCACGCGCCGCTGCTGGTCGCGCTGCTGGCCGTCACCTGGGGCGCGTCGACCTGGTGTCAGACCCCTCCCCAGCAGCACCGGCTGTTCAGCGCCGCGCCCGCCGAGGCGCCGCTGCTGATGGCGCTCAACGCCTCGGCGATCTACGTCGGCATCGGGATCGGGACCGCGGCCGGCGGGCTGTTGGTCGCCTCCGGGGCGGCGAGGATGTTCACGGTCGCGGCGATGGCGGCCTGCGGGGCGCTCGGCTGGCTCGCGGCGACGGGGCGCTTCGGGAGCCGCCGGTGGTCTACCCTCGCGGAGTGA
- a CDS encoding Rrf2 family transcriptional regulator — MQMGEGVEWGLHCLVALAWLEDHAPVATGRLAEIFDLPPEYLKKRLQPLVRAGILSSSPGARGGYALARRPEQITLMDVVAAVEGRDEAFRCTEIRQQGAGTLAAADEFGQPCGIATAMRRAEMAWRRELAAQTLADVMGLASGTAPARVRRFYQDITL; from the coding sequence ATGCAGATGGGCGAGGGCGTCGAATGGGGCCTGCACTGCCTGGTGGCGCTGGCCTGGCTGGAGGACCACGCACCGGTGGCGACAGGACGGCTGGCGGAGATCTTCGACCTGCCGCCGGAGTACCTGAAGAAGCGCCTGCAGCCGCTGGTCCGCGCCGGCATCCTCAGCTCCTCCCCCGGCGCCCGGGGCGGCTACGCCCTGGCGCGGCGGCCTGAGCAGATCACGCTCATGGACGTCGTGGCCGCCGTGGAGGGACGCGACGAGGCGTTCCGCTGCACCGAGATCCGGCAGCAGGGGGCGGGCACGCTGGCCGCGGCGGACGAGTTCGGCCAGCCGTGCGGGATCGCCACGGCCATGCGGCGCGCGGAGATGGCGTGGCGCAGGGAGCTGGCCGCGCAGACGCTCGCCGATGTCATGGGGCTGGCTTCCGGTACCGCGCCGGCCCGGGTGCGCCGCTTCTACCAGGACATCACGCTCTAA